A genomic stretch from Sphingobacterium sp. ML3W includes:
- a CDS encoding ribulokinase, whose translation MSKNKYVIGVDFGTDSVRAMLMDTVTGKILSSSVCLYERWHKGLYCDAGSSQFRQHPSDYIEGLTSAVKSCLQTVDPEVRQSIGALSMAMTGSTPVAVDEQGTALALLDTFKENPNAMFVLWKDHTAIHEAAEINVVGKKDHQGYLRYVGGIYSSEWYWAKLLHVLRVDPAVREACYTWVEHSDWMPFLLVGGNDANQMKRNVCAAGHKALWSPAFGGLPDTKFFNEIDPMLGTYAERFGDSVYTATESAGYLCAAWAERLGLSTDVQIGIGSIDAHVGAVGGEIKPYYISKVIGTSTCDMMVVPKPEMEGVFVEGICGQVEDSIIPGMVGLEAGQSAFGDVFSWFKDLLLWPAKLNSSADFSTVYEHLETELLKELNRTAAQLPLHIDDPFALDWFNGRRTPDAVPTLKGLIGGLSLGTTAPAIFSALVEATCFGSRAIMERIESEGVRVEGINAIGGIASKSPFAMQMMADILNRPIHIAATEQVCALGACMFAAVVSNSYDTIEEAAARMGKGDKEIVQPRPEYRAHFDHRYAQYLRYGAVQNNHDNKVLT comes from the coding sequence ATGAGTAAGAATAAATATGTTATTGGAGTGGATTTTGGGACGGATTCTGTCAGGGCTATGCTGATGGATACAGTCACTGGAAAGATCCTTTCTTCATCGGTTTGTTTATATGAACGGTGGCATAAAGGTTTGTACTGTGATGCCGGCAGCAGTCAATTTCGTCAACATCCATCGGATTATATAGAAGGGTTGACCTCAGCGGTTAAAAGCTGTCTACAGACGGTGGATCCGGAAGTTAGACAAAGCATCGGCGCCTTATCTATGGCAATGACGGGATCGACACCCGTAGCTGTTGATGAACAGGGGACGGCCCTGGCTCTTCTTGATACTTTTAAGGAGAATCCCAATGCAATGTTTGTGCTTTGGAAGGATCATACAGCTATCCATGAAGCGGCGGAAATCAATGTGGTCGGAAAAAAAGATCACCAAGGTTACTTGCGATATGTCGGTGGAATCTATTCTTCGGAGTGGTACTGGGCAAAATTATTACATGTACTTCGTGTTGATCCAGCCGTTAGGGAAGCTTGTTATACCTGGGTAGAACACAGTGACTGGATGCCTTTTTTGTTGGTAGGTGGCAATGATGCAAATCAGATGAAACGGAATGTATGTGCGGCAGGACATAAAGCACTTTGGTCACCCGCTTTTGGCGGCTTACCCGATACGAAGTTTTTTAATGAGATCGATCCGATGTTGGGTACCTATGCCGAACGATTTGGGGATAGCGTATATACGGCTACTGAATCTGCGGGATACCTTTGCGCAGCATGGGCTGAGCGACTGGGGCTTTCTACCGACGTGCAAATCGGTATCGGATCCATCGATGCGCACGTAGGCGCTGTAGGAGGAGAAATAAAACCCTACTACATCAGCAAAGTTATAGGTACATCGACATGCGATATGATGGTCGTGCCCAAACCAGAGATGGAAGGCGTATTTGTGGAAGGTATATGTGGTCAGGTTGAAGACTCCATTATTCCGGGGATGGTGGGACTTGAAGCTGGACAGTCTGCCTTTGGCGATGTGTTTTCTTGGTTTAAGGATTTGCTCCTCTGGCCAGCAAAATTAAATTCTTCGGCCGATTTCAGTACTGTTTATGAACATTTGGAAACAGAACTGTTAAAGGAACTCAATCGTACAGCTGCACAGTTACCATTGCATATCGATGATCCTTTTGCTTTAGACTGGTTTAATGGTCGACGGACACCGGATGCAGTGCCAACGCTGAAAGGTCTGATCGGTGGTCTCTCCTTAGGAACAACAGCACCTGCAATTTTTAGTGCTTTGGTTGAGGCAACTTGCTTTGGTTCACGGGCGATTATGGAGCGTATCGAAAGCGAAGGGGTAAGGGTGGAAGGGATCAATGCGATTGGCGGAATCGCTAGTAAATCTCCCTTCGCTATGCAGATGATGGCTGATATATTAAATCGACCGATACATATTGCAGCTACAGAACAGGTCTGCGCATTGGGAGCTTGTATGTTTGCAGCAGTGGTTAGCAACAGTTATGATACAATAGAAGAAGCGGCAGCCCGTATGGGAAAGGGAGATAAGGAAATTGTACAGCCTAGACCTGAATATAGGGCGCATTTTGATCATCGGTATGCACAGTATTTACGTTATGGTGCTGTTCAAAATAATCATGATAATAAAGTGCTGACTTAA
- the mnmA gene encoding tRNA 2-thiouridine(34) synthase MnmA yields the protein MSKRGRVLVAMSGGVDSSVASVMLHEQGYEVIGITMKTWDYASAGGSSKETGCCSLDSINDARTLAVNYGFPHYILDIRDEFGDFVIDNFVEEYIAGRTPNPCVLCNTHIKWEALMKRADKLDCEFIATGHYANIRMHDNGRYVISKGKDENKDQSYVLWGVSQENLARTQFPLGSFTKKEIRQMALDMGQKELANKSESYEICFVPDNDYRAFLRHKVPTLDQQIGPGNFILSDGTVVGKHIGYPYFTIGQRKGLGIALGKPMFVIEILPESNTVVLGEEHELEKSHAYVRNVNFVKYAGLDQPMEAISKVRYKDSGALSTISQEGDKVRIDFVHNVKGIAPGQSAVFYEGNDLLGGGFLMK from the coding sequence ATGAGTAAAAGAGGAAGAGTTTTAGTTGCAATGAGTGGAGGGGTCGATAGCTCCGTTGCTTCTGTCATGCTCCACGAACAAGGATATGAGGTCATAGGTATCACGATGAAGACTTGGGATTATGCATCTGCAGGTGGTTCGTCTAAGGAGACTGGATGTTGTAGCCTCGACAGTATCAATGACGCTCGTACATTAGCCGTAAACTATGGTTTCCCTCATTATATATTAGATATACGCGATGAGTTTGGAGACTTTGTAATTGATAATTTTGTAGAGGAATACATTGCTGGGCGTACTCCCAATCCCTGTGTTCTTTGTAATACCCACATCAAATGGGAAGCGTTGATGAAACGTGCTGATAAACTGGATTGCGAGTTTATCGCCACAGGACACTACGCCAATATTCGTATGCACGACAATGGCCGTTATGTCATATCAAAGGGTAAAGATGAAAATAAGGATCAATCTTATGTCCTATGGGGTGTATCGCAGGAAAATCTGGCGCGGACACAGTTCCCATTAGGATCCTTTACGAAAAAAGAAATCCGTCAAATGGCGCTTGACATGGGACAGAAGGAGCTTGCCAATAAATCGGAAAGCTACGAAATCTGTTTTGTGCCAGACAATGATTACCGTGCGTTTCTGAGACATAAAGTACCTACATTAGATCAGCAGATCGGTCCGGGTAATTTTATCCTTTCAGACGGAACAGTTGTCGGTAAACATATTGGCTACCCTTATTTTACCATCGGTCAACGTAAAGGTTTAGGTATTGCTTTGGGTAAACCGATGTTTGTGATTGAGATTCTCCCTGAAAGTAATACTGTCGTATTGGGTGAGGAGCATGAGCTTGAAAAATCGCATGCCTATGTACGCAATGTGAACTTTGTCAAATATGCAGGTCTTGACCAGCCAATGGAGGCAATTTCAAAAGTACGGTATAAAGATTCAGGTGCTTTGTCTACCATCTCCCAAGAGGGTGATAAAGTGCGTATCGACTTTGTGCACAATGTGAAAGGTATTGCACCGGGACAATCAGCCGTATTCTACGAAGGAAATGATCTCTTAGGCGGTGGTTTCTTGATGAAATAA
- a CDS encoding sigma-70 family RNA polymerase sigma factor: METIMQKQAHMGGLQGVLDHDTFNLVYTTYQGTLYKKFMFLLNFQETAEDILQDVFLKTWQLRDTIKTEKSLKSYLFQIGRNLIMDHYRRQKREQGFTLTYRDFINVVDQIDEECIFHEDKYSKLEGIINKLPPRRRQVFELCKFERRSYEEVSELLHISPSTISDHIVKAMQFIKVNWN, translated from the coding sequence ATGGAAACGATAATGCAAAAACAAGCCCATATGGGCGGGCTGCAGGGTGTTCTGGATCATGATACTTTTAATCTGGTCTATACAACCTATCAGGGGACTTTGTATAAAAAGTTTATGTTTCTGCTCAATTTTCAAGAGACAGCAGAGGATATTCTTCAAGATGTTTTTTTGAAGACCTGGCAATTGCGGGATACGATCAAGACCGAAAAATCATTGAAAAGCTATCTGTTTCAGATTGGCCGAAATTTAATTATGGATCACTATCGTAGGCAAAAAAGGGAGCAAGGTTTTACATTGACCTATCGTGATTTTATAAATGTGGTGGATCAAATTGATGAGGAATGTATATTCCATGAGGACAAATATTCTAAATTAGAAGGAATTATCAATAAATTACCCCCGCGAAGAAGGCAGGTGTTTGAACTGTGTAAATTTGAGCGAAGGAGTTATGAAGAAGTAAGCGAATTATTGCATATTTCACCATCAACAATAAGTGACCACATCGTTAAGGCTATGCAGTTTATTAAAGTGAATTGGAACTAA
- a CDS encoding RagB/SusD family nutrient uptake outer membrane protein, whose amino-acid sequence MKTYKIKICLALFLLTIVSCTDSLDIAPKQVLDESFLVKPEDMDGFVTAAYARMTDIPSFDSPFAPWWSGSMRADDSYKGGGGTWDGDGWHNMEIFVGVNPNGWPLDYPWYVSYQIIQRCNTAIQKLEQIKEEDFPQKNARLGEVKFIRTFTFFRLKQFWKYIPYIDEKVVGTSADFEAVPNREKDQPNDQYLWGRILADFKEAEQLLPATQPEKGRVDKNAATAMVARTLLFMAYEQNDKHTVVNINKERLSEALTYLNKLTDQEGGKVGLQTDFAENFDINFDNKTKESIWEIQYSIDDGSSSGGKINRGEGLNHPFQWGGFQCCGFHQISYTMANAFKTGTNGLPLFDTYNNGSYADGDAVFFGGNSFDPRFSHTVAAPGQPWKYNPNLLFETKGIRNGAEYGYLKSIKELPQPDCKCLLYDGWQFNSMNKKMIRYDEVLLWKAEVLIQLDRWNESLILINKIRERAAKSTARLVKKDGSPVLNYKIATYQPGVNCTWDKAFAWKALQWENRLELAAEGRRFFDLQRWGILEPTMNAYFSVEKNRFKWLGAGRFTAGRDEYFPIPQPQINWAKGNYVQNPGY is encoded by the coding sequence ATGAAAACGTATAAAATAAAAATATGCCTTGCGCTTTTCCTATTAACTATTGTAAGTTGTACTGATTCCCTTGATATTGCACCCAAACAGGTGCTGGACGAATCTTTTCTGGTTAAACCAGAGGATATGGACGGTTTTGTGACCGCCGCCTATGCAAGGATGACCGATATTCCGTCATTTGATTCACCTTTTGCACCCTGGTGGTCGGGTTCTATGCGGGCAGATGATTCCTATAAAGGTGGTGGCGGAACATGGGATGGTGATGGCTGGCATAATATGGAAATCTTTGTTGGAGTCAATCCCAATGGATGGCCCCTAGACTATCCCTGGTATGTCTCTTACCAGATTATTCAACGTTGCAATACGGCGATACAAAAATTGGAGCAGATCAAGGAGGAAGACTTTCCGCAAAAGAATGCCCGTCTCGGAGAGGTGAAATTTATACGGACATTCACCTTTTTTAGGCTAAAGCAATTTTGGAAATACATTCCTTATATTGATGAAAAAGTCGTTGGCACCAGTGCAGACTTTGAAGCGGTACCGAATAGAGAAAAAGACCAACCCAACGATCAGTATCTTTGGGGAAGAATATTGGCTGATTTTAAAGAGGCCGAACAGTTGTTACCAGCGACGCAGCCTGAGAAAGGACGTGTTGATAAAAATGCGGCAACAGCGATGGTTGCCCGAACGCTGTTATTTATGGCGTATGAACAAAATGATAAACATACTGTTGTAAATATTAATAAAGAAAGGTTGAGCGAAGCATTGACTTATCTCAACAAATTGACCGACCAGGAAGGAGGGAAGGTTGGTTTGCAAACAGATTTTGCCGAAAATTTTGACATAAATTTTGATAACAAGACAAAAGAATCTATTTGGGAGATTCAATATTCCATTGATGATGGAAGTTCGAGTGGAGGTAAGATCAATCGAGGTGAGGGATTAAATCACCCATTCCAATGGGGTGGTTTTCAATGTTGCGGATTTCACCAGATCAGCTATACGATGGCAAATGCATTTAAAACTGGAACAAACGGTCTTCCTTTATTTGATACATACAATAATGGGAGTTACGCGGATGGGGACGCTGTATTTTTTGGTGGGAACAGCTTTGATCCGCGATTTAGCCATACTGTCGCCGCGCCGGGGCAGCCTTGGAAATATAATCCGAATCTTCTTTTTGAAACAAAGGGAATTCGAAATGGTGCCGAGTATGGTTACTTGAAATCTATTAAGGAATTGCCACAACCAGATTGTAAATGTTTGTTATATGATGGCTGGCAATTTAACTCGATGAACAAGAAAATGATTCGCTATGATGAGGTTTTACTTTGGAAAGCCGAGGTACTGATTCAACTGGACCGTTGGAACGAATCATTGATACTGATCAACAAGATCCGTGAACGAGCTGCTAAAAGCACAGCGAGGTTAGTGAAAAAGGATGGTTCGCCGGTTCTCAATTACAAAATTGCGACCTATCAACCTGGTGTCAATTGTACTTGGGATAAAGCTTTTGCCTGGAAGGCATTACAATGGGAAAATCGTCTCGAGCTGGCCGCGGAGGGGCGCCGTTTTTTTGATCTGCAACGCTGGGGAATATTGGAGCCAACAATGAATGCCTACTTTTCAGTAGAAAAAAATAGGTTTAAGTGGCTGGGAGCAGGACGTTTTACAGCAGGACGTGATGAATATTTTCCGATTCCTCAACCTCAGATTAACTGGGCCAAAGGGAATTATGTACAAAATCCTGGCTATTAG
- a CDS encoding TonB-dependent receptor yields the protein MKRYLNLAHWLCIAFLFCTFFLHAKAIESSTVLQQRIIRGEVRESGTNTTLAGVNVKVKGKTGGTITTSDGKYEIPIDSKESVLVFSYTGKKTEERLVGENDLINVSLTDESNMLAEVYVGYMTQRKADLTGSVSIANASDIARNPSANAMKSLQGKLAGVHITTNGGNPAEGVNVQIRGLSSLSGGVKPLIVLDGMPTENLNLRDINAADIESIQVLKDAASASIYGARASGGVILVQTKKGKIGQTKVDYNGSVGVSSIVRKPRLMNAEEYGRATFRAYAYDEAVYGVPLTLPKTYDFTWHRDAEGRAVLDAVKPAEYLNAEKTVKSADTDWLDEILRPALMTNHQVSVSSGTEKSKSMFSLGYFENQGTQIHTFFRQFSLRANNEINLINNRLKVGENFAVSYLRYRDANEMRWALINPPAVPVHDIYGGWAGAAGFDDFTNPVRVLTDNKDNVNNYVKMIGNVFVDLNIWKGISARSQFGIDYGNAYRRNVEKKWSETGGRNSDDENYVGNTQSHPLSYVWTNTLSYSLQNDKHSLDAVLGTEYTRFVEEGFSARREGIYLEDRDFAHIGVTNGTKYSLGSTADEYVYLSYFAKANYVYNQKYLLSATLRRDGSSLFGANNKFAMFPAFSAGWRISNEPFMKKYAFISDLKLRGGWGANGSVQGLPRGYTSTPFTTDYFGTSYPIEGNETGPIFSGYRRTWLGNPNLKWETTTQTDVALDFSLFDSRLSGSFGYYFKKTKDILVRTPYIAAMGEGGEPWINGASMNNRGIELDISYHNNPQNAFRYTISANLGTYKTKIVSLPKDVINKYPGNGVNDLVLGRTPNILYGMVADGIFKTQEDVDNHAAQPGKAVGRIRYKDIDGNGKIEEFYDRTYIGVKDPKFFGGITFDFSYRNFDLNIFFQGVFGNKVNNLWKLESDLWNINVPAHKNHPTRILDGWYFDQMDADIPAISNSTLNAEQRPSSYTVEDGSYLKLRNIELGYTLPQAISKKAAMNNLRFYVSGRNLLTFKKGWGKDRYTSFDPEMPDYGYLTPMFLTFGINVTF from the coding sequence ATGAAACGCTACCTAAATTTAGCACACTGGCTCTGTATAGCCTTTCTGTTTTGTACATTTTTTTTGCATGCAAAAGCTATAGAATCCTCGACCGTATTACAGCAGAGGATCATCAGGGGCGAAGTGCGGGAAAGTGGTACGAATACAACACTTGCAGGCGTCAATGTGAAGGTCAAAGGGAAAACAGGCGGGACTATCACCACCTCAGATGGAAAATATGAAATCCCGATTGACTCCAAAGAAAGTGTACTTGTTTTCTCGTATACCGGGAAGAAGACTGAAGAACGTTTAGTGGGTGAAAACGATTTGATTAATGTGAGCCTTACGGATGAGAGCAATATGCTTGCCGAAGTATATGTCGGTTATATGACGCAACGGAAAGCCGATTTAACAGGCTCCGTTTCTATCGCAAATGCGAGTGATATTGCTAGGAACCCATCGGCGAATGCCATGAAATCACTTCAGGGAAAATTAGCGGGTGTGCACATCACCACCAATGGTGGAAATCCGGCAGAGGGTGTGAACGTACAGATCAGAGGTTTGTCGTCACTTTCCGGCGGAGTTAAACCGCTCATTGTTTTGGATGGTATGCCTACCGAGAATCTCAATCTACGCGACATCAATGCAGCAGATATTGAATCTATTCAGGTCCTGAAAGATGCGGCTTCCGCAAGTATCTATGGTGCACGGGCTTCCGGTGGGGTTATTCTTGTCCAAACTAAGAAGGGCAAAATTGGACAGACAAAAGTGGACTATAATGGTAGCGTTGGAGTAAGCAGTATTGTGCGCAAGCCCAGATTGATGAATGCCGAGGAATATGGGCGGGCGACCTTTCGGGCTTATGCCTACGATGAGGCGGTCTATGGGGTGCCATTGACTTTGCCCAAAACGTATGATTTTACCTGGCATAGGGATGCTGAAGGACGCGCTGTGCTCGATGCTGTTAAACCAGCGGAGTATCTCAATGCCGAGAAAACGGTGAAAAGCGCCGATACTGACTGGCTTGATGAAATTCTCCGTCCAGCCCTGATGACAAATCATCAGGTATCTGTTTCCAGTGGGACGGAAAAATCAAAAAGCATGTTTTCATTGGGTTATTTTGAAAACCAAGGAACACAGATCCATACCTTTTTTAGACAGTTTTCACTGCGTGCTAACAATGAGATTAATTTAATCAATAACCGCCTAAAAGTAGGGGAGAATTTTGCGGTTTCGTATTTAAGATACCGTGATGCAAACGAAATGCGTTGGGCATTGATCAATCCACCAGCTGTTCCTGTACATGATATTTATGGCGGCTGGGCTGGTGCGGCGGGTTTTGACGACTTCACAAATCCTGTGCGTGTACTGACCGATAACAAAGACAATGTAAATAATTATGTCAAAATGATCGGTAATGTCTTTGTGGATCTAAATATCTGGAAGGGAATTTCTGCCCGCTCACAATTTGGTATAGACTATGGGAATGCCTATCGAAGGAATGTGGAGAAGAAATGGTCGGAAACAGGTGGACGAAATAGTGACGATGAAAATTATGTGGGGAATACCCAGTCTCATCCCCTCAGTTATGTGTGGACAAATACGCTTTCTTACAGCCTACAGAATGATAAACATAGCTTAGATGCGGTGTTGGGAACTGAATACACACGATTTGTCGAGGAAGGTTTCTCTGCCCGACGGGAAGGAATATATCTGGAAGATCGTGATTTTGCGCATATTGGCGTAACCAATGGGACCAAATATTCACTTGGGAGCACGGCCGACGAATATGTATACCTGTCTTATTTCGCCAAAGCCAACTATGTGTATAACCAAAAATACCTGCTGTCGGCGACTTTGCGTAGGGATGGATCCTCACTTTTTGGCGCAAACAACAAATTCGCCATGTTCCCAGCATTTTCTGCTGGTTGGCGGATCAGCAACGAACCATTTATGAAAAAATATGCATTTATATCTGACCTTAAGCTGCGTGGCGGATGGGGAGCTAATGGAAGTGTACAGGGGCTGCCAAGAGGTTATACCTCGACACCATTTACAACAGACTATTTTGGAACATCTTACCCGATCGAAGGGAATGAAACCGGACCAATATTTTCGGGATATCGACGGACCTGGTTAGGCAACCCTAATCTCAAATGGGAAACAACCACACAAACTGATGTCGCCCTGGATTTTAGCCTATTTGATAGTAGGCTTAGCGGATCTTTTGGTTACTATTTTAAGAAAACAAAAGATATCTTGGTTCGGACCCCATATATTGCCGCCATGGGTGAAGGCGGGGAACCCTGGATCAATGGTGCAAGTATGAATAACCGCGGGATAGAATTGGATATTAGTTATCACAACAATCCGCAAAATGCGTTTCGGTATACCATCTCTGCAAATCTGGGAACTTATAAGACCAAAATCGTGAGCCTTCCTAAAGATGTCATCAATAAATACCCGGGAAATGGGGTCAATGACCTTGTGTTAGGTAGGACACCAAATATCTTGTATGGCATGGTAGCAGATGGTATCTTTAAGACACAAGAGGATGTTGATAATCATGCTGCGCAGCCTGGAAAGGCAGTGGGGCGGATACGTTACAAAGACATCGATGGCAATGGAAAGATCGAAGAGTTTTATGACCGGACTTATATTGGAGTCAAAGATCCTAAGTTTTTCGGTGGGATAACCTTTGACTTTAGTTACCGCAATTTTGACCTTAATATCTTCTTCCAGGGGGTCTTTGGCAATAAAGTGAATAACCTATGGAAATTGGAATCTGACCTGTGGAATATCAATGTCCCAGCACATAAAAATCATCCCACACGTATTTTGGATGGATGGTATTTTGATCAGATGGATGCTGATATTCCGGCGATTTCCAATTCCACCCTTAATGCGGAACAGCGCCCCTCCAGTTATACTGTGGAGGATGGATCTTATTTGAAATTGAGGAATATAGAACTTGGGTATACACTTCCACAAGCGATTTCCAAGAAAGCAGCCATGAATAATTTAAGATTTTATGTCTCTGGCCGTAATCTCCTGACATTCAAAAAAGGTTGGGGAAAAGACCGATATACCAGTTTTGATCCTGAAATGCCTGACTATGGCTATCTGACTCCGATGTTTTTAACCTTTGGTATCAATGTAACCTTTTAA
- a CDS encoding PA0069 family radical SAM protein encodes MNPSEYFKGRGAQINPNNKFFSNQYVQEHIEGLDEEFLGAEKTQFIPTHPKSIISKSNSPDLRFERSINPYQGCEHGCIYCYARNSHEYWGFSAGLDFERKILVKHNASQLLEHEFRKSSYQPDLIMLSGNTDCYQPIERKLGITRSLLELMLKYRNPVSIISKNVLMRRDFDLLGELAALNLVSVAVTINSLREEVRQKMEPRTATASARLKLIEGLTGIGVPVMLMMAPIVPGINSDEISDLIRSGADAGAITASYTIVRLNGQIGGIFKEWLYQNYPDRAEKVLHWIEACHGGKINDTDFGRRIKGDGNMAESLQHLFKLSVKKYMDNGVLPPLRRDLFRLPDAGMQLGLF; translated from the coding sequence ATGAATCCGTCAGAATATTTTAAAGGCAGAGGGGCACAGATCAACCCCAATAACAAATTTTTTTCCAATCAATATGTTCAGGAACATATTGAAGGTTTGGACGAAGAATTTCTTGGGGCCGAAAAAACACAGTTTATTCCGACACATCCGAAGTCCATTATCTCCAAATCCAATAGCCCAGACCTACGCTTTGAAAGGTCAATTAATCCGTACCAAGGCTGTGAGCATGGTTGTATTTATTGCTATGCCCGCAATTCGCATGAGTATTGGGGTTTTAGTGCCGGATTAGACTTCGAACGCAAAATCCTGGTCAAACACAATGCCTCTCAACTCTTGGAACATGAATTCCGCAAGTCAAGCTATCAGCCTGATTTGATTATGCTCTCAGGCAATACGGATTGCTACCAACCTATTGAACGGAAATTGGGGATCACACGCTCACTTTTAGAATTGATGCTTAAATACAGGAATCCAGTTTCCATTATCAGTAAGAATGTATTGATGCGACGAGATTTTGATCTCCTAGGTGAGCTTGCAGCACTAAATCTGGTATCTGTTGCCGTGACCATCAATTCGCTTCGTGAAGAGGTACGCCAAAAGATGGAGCCCAGGACCGCTACAGCATCTGCGCGGTTAAAACTGATCGAGGGATTGACGGGGATAGGCGTACCCGTGATGCTGATGATGGCACCCATTGTCCCGGGAATCAATAGCGACGAAATTTCAGATTTGATCCGCTCGGGTGCAGATGCGGGAGCAATTACGGCCTCCTATACGATTGTGCGGCTCAATGGACAGATCGGTGGTATCTTTAAGGAGTGGTTGTATCAGAATTATCCCGATCGCGCCGAGAAGGTCCTGCATTGGATCGAAGCTTGTCATGGTGGAAAAATTAACGATACTGATTTCGGACGGCGGATAAAAGGGGATGGTAATATGGCAGAGAGCCTGCAGCATTTATTTAAGCTTTCTGTTAAGAAATATATGGATAACGGGGTGCTTCCGCCCCTGAGAAGGGATCTTTTCCGCTTGCCCGATGCGGGAATGCAGTTGGGATTGTTTTAA
- a CDS encoding LacI family DNA-binding transcriptional regulator, whose product MSKKISLKDIAEAVGVSTALVSYVLNDKDEQTRVNKDTAKRIREMAKEMNYQPNQIAKSLKSGKSQAIGLLVADISNPFFGNLARAIEDEAKKHGYSVLFGSSDENLENSQRLIDTFINRQIDGFIIAPAEGTASQLEYLKKANIPFVLIDRYFKDLETSYVVVDNFNATYQATQLLLNQGHTKVAYVCYKNQLQHTEDRYSGYLQALLDQGNTEDSSLVCEVEFNNATYFREQFIELLQPDRGVDAILFSTNTLSIMGLKIINELNITVPDDLAVFCFDESEAYDLFYCPISYVKQPLSMIGKEAVKILLEQLRGKVSSEQKVMLDVEIVARKSCQK is encoded by the coding sequence ATGAGCAAGAAGATCTCACTGAAGGATATAGCAGAAGCGGTAGGCGTTTCTACCGCATTAGTGTCTTATGTATTGAACGATAAAGACGAACAGACAAGGGTAAATAAAGACACGGCAAAACGTATACGGGAGATGGCAAAAGAGATGAACTACCAACCCAATCAGATTGCGAAAAGCTTAAAAAGCGGTAAGTCGCAGGCGATTGGATTATTGGTGGCTGATATTTCCAATCCTTTTTTTGGGAATCTCGCTCGTGCGATAGAGGATGAAGCTAAAAAACATGGTTATAGTGTGCTTTTTGGAAGTTCTGATGAGAATCTAGAAAACTCGCAGCGATTGATCGATACATTCATCAATCGGCAGATAGACGGTTTTATTATAGCACCAGCGGAGGGTACAGCTTCGCAACTGGAATATCTGAAGAAAGCCAATATTCCTTTCGTACTCATTGACCGTTATTTTAAGGATTTGGAAACCAGTTATGTGGTTGTTGATAATTTTAACGCAACTTATCAGGCTACCCAGCTGCTGCTGAACCAAGGGCATACTAAAGTTGCCTATGTCTGTTATAAAAACCAGCTGCAGCATACAGAGGATCGTTATAGCGGTTACCTGCAAGCGTTACTAGATCAGGGGAATACCGAGGACAGTAGCTTGGTATGTGAGGTGGAGTTTAATAATGCGACTTACTTTAGGGAGCAATTTATCGAGCTGTTGCAGCCGGATAGGGGTGTAGACGCTATTCTCTTTTCAACAAATACCCTATCTATTATGGGTTTAAAGATTATCAACGAACTGAATATTACTGTTCCAGATGATTTAGCAGTTTTTTGCTTTGATGAGAGTGAAGCCTATGATCTGTTTTATTGCCCAATAAGCTATGTCAAACAACCATTGTCCATGATCGGGAAAGAAGCAGTGAAGATATTGCTTGAACAATTACGTGGGAAAGTTTCCAGCGAACAGAAGGTTATGTTGGATGTGGAAATCGTTGCACGAAAGTCTTGTCAAAAATAA